The nucleotide sequence CGCGTGATCGAAAGCTATCTCGGCCTGTCGGGCCAGGCCGCCTGACGGGGCCGGAGGGGGGAAACACCCATGTCGCACACCTATCCTGTCCGCAACATTCTGGTTCATCTCGACCACGGCCCCCGCACGCCGGTGCGGCTGGGGCTGGCGGTGGCTCTGGCCCGCCGCCACGGCGCCCGCCTGCTGGGCCTGTTCGCCGAGCACGGCAAGGCCCATTCGGTGGGGGTGGTGTCGGTGTGGCCGAGCGATGCCTACCGCGCCGCGTCCGCCGCCAGCCGCGATGCCTTCGCCACCGCCACCGAGGGGCTGGCGGGTGCCGAGTGGCGCGATGCCAACCGCGGCGGCGCGGCGGAGGTCATCCAGGGCGTCACCGACGCCGCCCGTCACGTGGATCTGGCGATTCTGGGGCAGGAGGCCGACGACGGCACCTCCCTGGTGCCGCCGGGCATGGTGGAGCAGGTGATCCAGCACGCCGGGCGCCCGGTGCTGGTGGTGCCCTATGCCGGGCCGGTGGCGGTGCCGTTCCGCCGCCCGCTGATCGCCTGGAACCACAGCCGCGAATCCGCCCGCGCGCTCAACGACGCCCTGCCGCTGATGGCGGGCGGGGAGGGCGCCACCCTGGCCGTCTTCAGCCGCCACCCGGAGGAGGAGCAGGCCAGCACCGCCGATTGCGTGCGTCACCTGTCCTGCCACGGCATCCCCGCCACGGTGGAGATCCTGGCCGCCGACGGCATCGGCATGATGGACATGCTGCTGAACCGTGCGGCGGACGAGGGGGCCGACCTCTTGGTGATGGGTGCGCACGCGGCGGGCAGCGGTTTCCCCGGCCTGCACCGCGGCGGCGGCGGCACCCGCCACATCCTGGGACACATGACGGTTCCGGTGCTGATGTCCTGCTGACGGGCAGGGCCATGGGACCGGGATGGGGGAGGGGCGGAAAAAACGTTGTGGAACAACGCCAAGACCGCCGTTGCCCCGCCCGCCCTTAAATGTTATAATTCATAACAATGATGACGAATAAATGTGAGGTCGAACCATGACTGCCGGTGAACGGATGATGGAAGCGGTGCTGCCGGCTTCCCTGCGGGCGGAACTGCGGGGCGATGTGGCGGTCCTGTGGCTGACGCGGCCGGAAAAGCGCAACGCGCTCAACGATGAAACCATTCTGGGGATCGAGACCTTCTTCGCCGCCCTGCCGCCGGAAGCCCGCGCGGTGGTGATCGCGGCGGACGGCGAGAATTTCTCCGCCGGGCTTGACCTGTCGGAAATCACCGAACGCTCGACGGTGGAGGGCGTTGCCCACTCCATGATGTGGCACCGCGCGTTCGAGAAGATCGAATTCGGGCGCGTGCCGGTGGTGTCGGTGCTGAAAGGGGCGGTGGTCGGCGGCGGGCTGGAACTGGCCTGCGCCACCCATGTGCGGGTGGCCGAGCGCACCGCCTATTACGCCCTGCCCGAGGGGCAGCGGGGGATCTTCGTCGGCGGTGGTGCGTCGGTGCGGGTGCCGCGGCTGATCGGGGCGGCGCGGATGGCCGACATGATGCTGACGGGCCGGGTGCACGACGCCGAGAGCGGTTACGCGCTGGGGCTGTCGCAGTATCTGGTGGAGCCGGGCGAGGGGTTGCCGAAGGCGCTGGAGCTGGCCGGGCGCATCGCCGCCAACGCCCCCATCACCAACTTCGCCGTCATCCACGCCCTGCCGCGCATCGCCGAGGCCGACCCCCGCCAGGGCTTCATGATGGAATCGCTGATGGCCGCCGTGGCCCAGGGCAGCGACGACGCCAAGCAGCGGCTGCGCGCCTTCCTGGAGAAGCGGGCCAAGAAGGTGACCGAATTCTAAGGCCGCGGGCCGGGCGCAACGACGCCCCCGCCGTGCCCTGACACCACCACGCAAAAGCCGGAAAGCGGGATGGAAACACCCCCGCCCGGCGCGTTCTCGGGAGGAACGCTTACCATGACGCATCCGATGCGCCCCGCGCGCCTCGGCGCCACGGCGGTGTCCGTGGACCGCCGGGACGACGGCACATTGCTGGTCCGCTCCGCCATGGAGCTGGTGCCCCACCCCGACAAGATCACCCTGTGCCTGGAACGTTGGGCGCGCGAACGCCCCGATCACCTGTTCCTGGCCCAGCGCACCGCCGAGGGCGGCTGGCGGGAGCTGACCTACGCCGACACGCTGGTGCGGGTGCGCCGCATCGCCCAGGCGCTGATCGACCGCGGCCTGTCGCCCGACCGCGGCATCGCCATCCTGTCGGGCAACGACATCGAACACGCCCTGCTGGGATTGGCGGCGCAATACGCCGGCATCCCCTATGCGCCGGTGTCCACCGCCTATTCCCTGGTCAGTTCCGATTACGCCAAGCTGCGCCACGTGCTGGGGCTGGTGACGCCGGGGCTGGTGTTCGCCGCCGACGGCCTGCGCTTTGAACGCGCGCTGCGCGCCGCGGTGCCGGCGGGGGTGGAGGTCGTCACCACCACCGGCATCCCCGAGGGTCTGGCCGTCACACCCTTCGCCGCCCTGGAGGCCGCCGAGCCGACCGCGGCGGTGGACGCCGCCCACGATGCGGTGGGGCCGGACACGGTGGCCAAGCTGCTGTTCACGTCCGGGTCCACCGGCATGCCCAAGGGGGTCATCAACACCCAGCGGATGCTGTGCTGCAATCAGGAAATGCTGCGGCAGATCTATGCCTTCCTGGCCGACGAGACGCCGGTGCTGGTGGACTGGCTGCCGTGGAACCACACCTTCGGCGGCAACCAGAATTTCAACATCGCGCTCTACAACGGCGGTTCCTACTACATCGACGACGGCAAGCCGGTGGGTGACGCCATCCGCCCCACCGTCGCCAACCTGCGCGACATCGGCCCCACCGTCTATTTCAACGTGCCCAAGGGGTACGAGGCGCTGGTCCCCCACCTGCGCGCCGACGCCGACCTGCGCCGTACCTTCTTCAGCCGGCTGAAGGCGCTGTTCTATGCCGGGGCCGGGCTGGCGCCGCACATCTGGGAAAGCCTGGAGGAGATGGCGATCGAGACCTGCGGGGAAAAGGTGGTGTTCGTCACCAGCCTCGGCTCCACCGAAACCGCGCCCTCGGCCATGATCTGCAACCGCGCGGTGGACCGCCCCGGCGTGGTCGGCGTGCCGGCGCCGGGGGTGACGGTCAAGCTGGTCCCCACCGCCGGCAAGCTGGAATTCCGTCTGCGCGGCCCCAACGTCACGCCCGGTTACTGGCGCCAGGACGACCTGACCGCCAAGGCGTTCGACGACGAGGGCTATTACTGCATGGGTGACGCCCTGCGCTTCGTCGATCCCGACGATCCCGGCATGGGCTTCATCTTCGACGGGCGCATTTCCGAAGATTTCAAGCTCGCCACCGGCACCTGGGTCAGCGTCAGCACCCTGCGTGCCGATGTGCAGCGGCACTTCGCCCCGCTGGTCAGCGATGTGGTCATCACCGGCCACGACCGCGACGACGTGGCGATGCTGATCCTGCCCGATATCGCCGCCTGCCGCGACTATTGCCCCGACTTCGCCCGCGGTCTGCCGGACGCCGAGGTGGTGCGCCACCCGGAGGTGCGCGCCCGCTTCCAGGAACGGCTGGACAGCTTGGCCGCCAAGGGCACGGGCAGTTCCAACCGCATCGCGCGCGCCATCGTCATGGACGACCGCCCGTCCCTGGACGCGGGTGAGATCACCGACAAGGGGTCGCTGAACCAGAAGATCATGCTGGCCCGCCGCGCCCCCCTGATCGAGGCGCTCTACGCCGCCGAACCGGGGCCGGACGTGCTGGTCGCCGCCGTCCCCGCCCGGCGCGAACGCGCCACCGCCTGATAAGCCCTCTCCCCGCCGGGGCGGGAGAGGGTGATCGTGAAAAAGGAAGCTCACATCATGGATATCCAGGGACAGGCCGCCATCGTCACCGGCGGCGGTTCGGGGCTGGGGGCGGCCACGGCCCGCGCGCTGGCCGCCGCCGGGGCCAAGGTTGCCGTGTTCGACATCAACGCCGACGCGGCATCCGCCATCGCCCATGAGATCGGCGGCATCGCCGTGCGCTGCGACGTGTCGGACGGGCCGGGGGCGGCATCCGCCATCGCCGCGGCGCGGGAGGCGCACGGGGCCGCCCGCGTGCTGGTGAACTGCGCCGGCATCGGCACCGCCAAGCGCATTCTTGGCCGCGACGGCCCCCAGCCGCTGGAAGACTTCGACCGCGTGCTGCGGGTCAACCTGCTGGGCAGCTTCAACATGCTGCGGCTGGCGGCGGCGGACATGGCGGCTCTGGACCCGCTGGCCGACGGCGAGCGCGGCGTGATCGTCTCCACCGCTTCCGTCGCCGCCTATGAGGGGCAGGTGGGGCAGGCGGCCTACGCCGCGTCCAAGGGTGGGATCGCGGCTTTGACCCTGCCGGCGGCGCGCGAACTGGCGCAGTTCGGCATCCGCGTCATGACCATCGCGCCGGGGCTGTTCCTCACCCCCATGATGCACACCCTGCCCGCCGAGGTGCAGGCCAGCCTGGGCGCGTCGGTCCCGTTCCCCAAGCGGCTCGGCAAGCCCGAGGAATACGCCGCCCTGGCGCTTCATTGCGTCCAGAATGCGGCGTTGAACGGGGAGGTGATCCGGCTGGATGGAGCCTTGCGGTTGCCTCCCCGTTGATAAAGGGGGGAGCGAAGGGCTTCCCGCCCTTCGCGCATCCCGGTCAAGGGCCGGAAGGCCCCTGGATCCCGTCTTTTTACTCCGTCTTGCGGCGGCGGGGTTTGGAGGGCGGCGGGGCGTCGCTGTCGGCGTCCTCGTCCACCGGGCCGCCCATGTCGGTCAGGCGGCCCAGCAGGGC is from Azospirillum fermentarium and encodes:
- a CDS encoding universal stress protein, which translates into the protein MSHTYPVRNILVHLDHGPRTPVRLGLAVALARRHGARLLGLFAEHGKAHSVGVVSVWPSDAYRAASAASRDAFATATEGLAGAEWRDANRGGAAEVIQGVTDAARHVDLAILGQEADDGTSLVPPGMVEQVIQHAGRPVLVVPYAGPVAVPFRRPLIAWNHSRESARALNDALPLMAGGEGATLAVFSRHPEEEQASTADCVRHLSCHGIPATVEILAADGIGMMDMLLNRAADEGADLLVMGAHAAGSGFPGLHRGGGGTRHILGHMTVPVLMSC
- a CDS encoding crotonase/enoyl-CoA hydratase family protein, whose translation is MTAGERMMEAVLPASLRAELRGDVAVLWLTRPEKRNALNDETILGIETFFAALPPEARAVVIAADGENFSAGLDLSEITERSTVEGVAHSMMWHRAFEKIEFGRVPVVSVLKGAVVGGGLELACATHVRVAERTAYYALPEGQRGIFVGGGASVRVPRLIGAARMADMMLTGRVHDAESGYALGLSQYLVEPGEGLPKALELAGRIAANAPITNFAVIHALPRIAEADPRQGFMMESLMAAVAQGSDDAKQRLRAFLEKRAKKVTEF
- a CDS encoding SDR family NAD(P)-dependent oxidoreductase, producing the protein MDIQGQAAIVTGGGSGLGAATARALAAAGAKVAVFDINADAASAIAHEIGGIAVRCDVSDGPGAASAIAAAREAHGAARVLVNCAGIGTAKRILGRDGPQPLEDFDRVLRVNLLGSFNMLRLAAADMAALDPLADGERGVIVSTASVAAYEGQVGQAAYAASKGGIAALTLPAARELAQFGIRVMTIAPGLFLTPMMHTLPAEVQASLGASVPFPKRLGKPEEYAALALHCVQNAALNGEVIRLDGALRLPPR
- a CDS encoding feruloyl-CoA synthase, translated to MTHPMRPARLGATAVSVDRRDDGTLLVRSAMELVPHPDKITLCLERWARERPDHLFLAQRTAEGGWRELTYADTLVRVRRIAQALIDRGLSPDRGIAILSGNDIEHALLGLAAQYAGIPYAPVSTAYSLVSSDYAKLRHVLGLVTPGLVFAADGLRFERALRAAVPAGVEVVTTTGIPEGLAVTPFAALEAAEPTAAVDAAHDAVGPDTVAKLLFTSGSTGMPKGVINTQRMLCCNQEMLRQIYAFLADETPVLVDWLPWNHTFGGNQNFNIALYNGGSYYIDDGKPVGDAIRPTVANLRDIGPTVYFNVPKGYEALVPHLRADADLRRTFFSRLKALFYAGAGLAPHIWESLEEMAIETCGEKVVFVTSLGSTETAPSAMICNRAVDRPGVVGVPAPGVTVKLVPTAGKLEFRLRGPNVTPGYWRQDDLTAKAFDDEGYYCMGDALRFVDPDDPGMGFIFDGRISEDFKLATGTWVSVSTLRADVQRHFAPLVSDVVITGHDRDDVAMLILPDIAACRDYCPDFARGLPDAEVVRHPEVRARFQERLDSLAAKGTGSSNRIARAIVMDDRPSLDAGEITDKGSLNQKIMLARRAPLIEALYAAEPGPDVLVAAVPARRERATA